In the Lysinibacillus sp. PLM2 genome, one interval contains:
- the lutC gene encoding lactate utilization protein C has translation MEGTIFNRDSFLKRISSRLSKNDWTKEIEKPKWKYNPQDKTLEDKNADDLLEIFKEQCKNILTDLIVTNKLELMDSIKAIVSSYGGGPIVTWKDDRFTTYGLSQLFNENFKEENIAVYEWNHTLKDENIKFAEQANVGIMISDITLAESGTAVLLYNKDRGRSISFLPTTSIIIIPKSTLVPRMTQAVKFIMEKIKYDQSVPTCINFITGPSNSADIEGKLVVGVHGPVKVTYVVVDDI, from the coding sequence ATGGAAGGAACAATTTTCAATAGAGATAGCTTCTTAAAAAGAATTTCTAGTCGTTTGTCAAAAAATGATTGGACAAAAGAAATTGAAAAACCAAAATGGAAGTATAATCCCCAAGATAAGACGTTAGAAGATAAAAATGCTGATGATTTGTTAGAAATTTTTAAAGAGCAATGTAAAAATATCCTTACTGATTTAATAGTTACTAATAAATTAGAACTAATGGATTCTATAAAAGCGATTGTTTCAAGCTATGGCGGAGGTCCTATCGTCACATGGAAAGATGACCGATTCACAACATATGGTCTTTCCCAGTTATTTAATGAAAATTTCAAAGAGGAAAATATAGCGGTTTATGAATGGAATCATACATTAAAAGATGAAAATATAAAGTTTGCCGAACAAGCTAACGTCGGCATTATGATTAGTGATATTACACTTGCTGAATCTGGAACTGCCGTACTTTTATATAATAAAGATAGAGGAAGATCCATTAGCTTTCTACCTACTACATCAATTATTATCATTCCTAAAAGTACATTAGTGCCAAGAATGACCCAAGCTGTAAAATTTATTATGGAAAAAATCAAATACGATCAATCCGTCCCGACATGTATAAACTTTATAACAGGCCCAAGCAACTCTGCAGATATTGAAGGAAAGCTTGTCGTAGGAGTACACGGTCCGGTCAAGGTAACCTATGTCGTTGTTGATGATATTTGA
- the lutA gene encoding lactate utilization protein A, whose translation MKVSLFATCLVDMFQSNVGIATVELLEHLGCEVDFPDSQVCCGQPSFNSGYVKDSKKTMKRMIESFEHAEYVVSPSGSCANMFKEYPKIFKDDPIWEPKAKSLADKTFELTQFIVNVLKVEDVNARFEGKATYHCSCHMTRMLGVTEAPMRLLSNVKGLEFVELPGKENCCGFGGTFSVKMAQISEQMVDEKVQNIEETNADLLIGADSGCLMNIGGRIERKGKPIKVLHIAEILNHR comes from the coding sequence ATGAAAGTAAGTCTATTTGCTACCTGTTTAGTTGATATGTTTCAAAGCAACGTAGGAATAGCAACAGTAGAACTTTTAGAACATTTAGGATGTGAGGTAGATTTTCCTGATTCGCAAGTTTGCTGTGGCCAACCTTCTTTTAACAGCGGCTATGTGAAAGATTCCAAGAAAACAATGAAAAGAATGATTGAATCTTTCGAGCATGCTGAGTATGTAGTTTCCCCTTCTGGTTCATGTGCGAATATGTTTAAGGAATATCCAAAAATATTTAAAGACGATCCGATTTGGGAACCTAAAGCAAAAAGTCTAGCAGATAAAACCTTTGAATTAACTCAATTTATTGTCAACGTTCTTAAAGTGGAGGATGTAAATGCGAGGTTTGAAGGAAAAGCAACCTATCATTGTTCATGCCATATGACAAGAATGTTAGGTGTTACAGAGGCACCTATGAGGCTATTAAGTAACGTTAAAGGTCTTGAATTCGTTGAGCTTCCTGGAAAAGAAAATTGTTGTGGGTTTGGTGGAACATTTTCAGTCAAAATGGCTCAAATTTCAGAACAAATGGTAGACGAAAAAGTTCAAAACATAGAAGAAACCAACGCGGACTTATTAATTGGTGCAGATTCAGGCTGTCTGATGAACATAGGAGGAAGGATTGAAAGGAAAGGAAAACCGATAAAAGTCCTCCATATTGCCGAAATTTTAAACCATCGTTGA
- a CDS encoding GntR family transcriptional regulator encodes MEQETVLYMSIAAELERQIIDGTYKEGDKLPSERELTAIFKVSRNVIRQAITKLREKGLLTVKPGKGAYITELKDSIVDDSLVKIMNKYNYKPEDLLEVREELEIIIISKSVEKAEKVNIEELKQINRIIENNTTSFKEFLEHDYKFHMVLAESTQNPIFPILIRSFLNTTDYFSFSVSMFIKDFTDVLNVVTEHHRKLIEAIENKDEKAAVSIMRAHMNLTREKIAIFINKL; translated from the coding sequence ATGGAACAAGAAACGGTTTTATATATGTCTATTGCTGCAGAATTAGAAAGGCAAATTATTGATGGAACTTATAAAGAGGGGGATAAACTTCCTTCAGAGCGAGAATTAACAGCTATATTTAAAGTAAGTCGAAATGTAATTAGACAAGCAATTACAAAGCTTAGAGAAAAGGGTCTACTTACTGTCAAACCTGGAAAAGGTGCATACATAACGGAGCTCAAAGACTCTATTGTGGATGACTCATTAGTAAAAATTATGAATAAATATAATTACAAGCCAGAAGACCTTTTGGAAGTACGAGAAGAATTGGAAATAATCATCATAAGTAAATCGGTAGAAAAGGCAGAAAAGGTAAATATTGAAGAGCTTAAACAGATAAATAGAATAATAGAAAATAATACAACATCATTTAAAGAATTTTTGGAGCACGACTATAAATTTCATATGGTACTTGCTGAATCTACACAAAATCCAATTTTCCCAATCTTAATTCGATCATTTTTGAATACAACCGATTACTTTTCCTTTTCTGTTTCTATGTTTATTAAAGATTTTACTGATGTACTCAATGTCGTTACTGAACATCATCGAAAATTAATCGAAGCGATAGAAAATAAAGATGAAAAGGCTGCCGTATCAATTATGAGAGCGCATATGAATCTTACGAGAGAAAAGATTGCGATTTTTATAAATAAATTATAA
- the lutB gene encoding lactate utilization protein B yields the protein MPMKIGTKNFNDRLDEGIKNPFMRSAVSLAQDSLGSRRLSAAKELGNWEEWRSLGEEIRQHVLENLDYYLYQLSENVSNKGGHVFFAQTAAEANEYILNVMKKKKAKKIVKSKSMVTEEIDLNKNLEVEGYEVIETDLGEYILQLDNHDAPSHIVGPAIHKTKEQVREVFAEKLNYQKSNNPDELALHARETLRQHFLSADVGITGCNFAVADTGSICLVTNEGNADLTTALPKTQITVMGMERLVPSFEELDVLVSLLTRSAVGQKLSSYITVFTGTKQELEVDGPEEFHLVILDNGRSDILGGEFQSILQCIRCAACVNVCPVYRQIGGHAYGSIYSGPIGAVLSPLLGGYDDYKELPYASTLCGACTDACPVKIPLHDLLHKHRQVIVENEGKAPISEKLLMKAFGLGASSPALYKMGSKLAPTVMKPFTKGDHISKGPGPLKEWTEVREFPAPKKERFRDWFQEHSRKE from the coding sequence ATGCCAATGAAAATAGGCACAAAAAACTTTAATGATAGATTAGATGAAGGAATAAAAAATCCGTTTATGAGATCTGCTGTTTCGCTAGCCCAAGATTCTTTGGGATCTAGAAGGCTAAGTGCCGCTAAAGAGCTTGGTAATTGGGAGGAATGGCGGTCTTTAGGAGAAGAAATCAGGCAGCATGTACTCGAAAACTTAGATTATTATTTATATCAATTAAGCGAAAATGTTTCGAATAAGGGTGGTCATGTTTTTTTTGCACAAACAGCTGCTGAAGCAAATGAGTACATCCTTAATGTGATGAAAAAGAAAAAAGCAAAAAAAATCGTTAAATCGAAATCGATGGTTACTGAAGAAATTGACTTAAATAAAAATTTAGAAGTTGAAGGATATGAAGTGATTGAAACTGATTTAGGTGAGTATATTCTACAATTGGACAATCATGATGCCCCTTCACATATTGTGGGACCAGCAATTCATAAAACGAAAGAACAAGTTCGAGAAGTATTTGCAGAAAAACTAAATTATCAAAAATCAAATAATCCTGATGAATTAGCATTGCATGCCCGGGAAACGTTACGTCAACATTTTTTATCAGCAGATGTAGGTATAACAGGATGTAATTTTGCTGTAGCTGATACTGGCTCCATATGTTTAGTAACAAATGAAGGTAATGCCGACTTAACTACTGCTTTACCTAAAACCCAAATTACGGTGATGGGTATGGAAAGACTTGTACCTTCCTTTGAAGAACTAGATGTTTTGGTCAGTTTACTAACAAGAAGTGCGGTTGGTCAAAAACTTTCAAGCTATATTACGGTTTTTACTGGAACTAAACAAGAACTTGAAGTAGATGGACCAGAAGAATTCCATTTAGTCATTTTGGACAATGGTAGATCAGATATTCTGGGTGGGGAGTTTCAGTCTATACTCCAATGCATACGTTGTGCAGCTTGTGTTAATGTCTGTCCTGTTTATCGACAAATTGGAGGCCATGCATACGGTTCTATATATTCAGGTCCGATTGGTGCAGTATTGTCACCTCTTTTAGGTGGCTATGATGATTACAAGGAACTTCCCTATGCTTCCACATTATGTGGTGCTTGTACGGACGCTTGTCCTGTAAAAATTCCTTTACACGACCTACTACACAAACATCGACAAGTAATTGTTGAAAATGAAGGGAAAGCACCCATTTCAGAAAAGCTATTGATGAAAGCTTTCGGATTAGGTGCGTCATCCCCTGCACTATATAAAATGGGATCCAAGCTTGCTCCAACTGTAATGAAACCTTTTACAAAGGGAGATCACATTTCGAAAGGACCAGGTCCATTAAAAGAATGGACTGAAGTTCGTGAATTTCCAGCACCGAAGAAAGAAAGATTTCGAGATTGGTTTCAAGAGCATTCTAGAAAGGAATGA
- a CDS encoding spore germination protein yields MSSLEADLKKTFFSDIDENKKIIESIFTKDIDFVKRDFSFHEDKNIPAVCFYTDGLVNTQVVEETIKALTIYKGNLTSSQGQQNSNQGNQSASQGIQSSNQSNQYSQVLLVDFIKKNVLTHASVEIIDKFEKAVNGILAGDTVFLFDGCNQGMLIPSRGWDTRSVDEPQTEQVVRGPRDGFTENIRTNTALVRRRIRDPLLCVEGMQIGKKSKTDINIVYLEGTVKEGLVEEVKERLKKIEIDAVLESGYIEELIKDSPWSPFTTMQNTERPDKVAAGILEGRVAIFVDNTPFVLIVPSYFWEFFQASDDYYSGFLAGSFFRAIRFIAFIISLVVPSIYVMLISFHQEMIPTELALTIASGREVIPFPILLEALIMEIVFELMREAGLRMPKPVGQAVSIVGSLVIGQAAVQAGIVSPFMVILVALTGIASFAIPNYSASFSIRLIRFPLLIASGTLGLMGFSAVFTILAVHALSIRSFGEPYLAPATPFQPTDQKDIVFRFPWWKMDKQPKLAEGSEKREQEDLMPKPPEKSPESEQSEKSKTRTRRRSNDE; encoded by the coding sequence ATGTCTTCCTTGGAGGCAGATTTAAAGAAAACATTTTTTAGTGACATAGATGAAAATAAAAAAATAATAGAAAGTATTTTTACAAAAGATATAGACTTCGTTAAACGTGATTTTTCATTTCATGAAGATAAAAATATACCCGCTGTCTGCTTTTATACTGATGGACTTGTAAATACGCAAGTAGTTGAGGAGACAATCAAAGCTTTAACCATTTACAAAGGTAATCTAACCTCTTCTCAAGGACAGCAAAACTCTAATCAAGGAAATCAAAGTGCTAGTCAGGGAATTCAAAGTAGCAATCAATCTAATCAATATTCGCAAGTACTGTTGGTTGATTTTATTAAAAAAAATGTTTTGACTCATGCTTCCGTCGAGATTATTGATAAATTTGAAAAAGCAGTTAATGGAATTTTAGCTGGCGATACAGTTTTTCTTTTTGATGGTTGCAATCAAGGAATGCTTATTCCTTCTAGGGGTTGGGACACTCGTTCCGTTGATGAACCACAAACAGAACAAGTAGTTAGAGGTCCTCGTGATGGCTTTACAGAAAATATCCGAACCAATACCGCGCTTGTTCGGAGAAGAATTCGGGATCCACTTCTTTGTGTAGAAGGGATGCAGATAGGAAAAAAGAGTAAAACAGATATTAATATCGTTTATTTGGAAGGTACAGTTAAAGAAGGGCTTGTTGAAGAAGTAAAAGAACGTCTAAAAAAGATCGAAATAGATGCTGTGCTTGAAAGTGGCTATATAGAAGAACTCATTAAAGATAGTCCTTGGTCTCCTTTTACAACAATGCAAAATACGGAGAGACCAGATAAAGTAGCCGCCGGAATTTTAGAAGGAAGAGTCGCCATCTTTGTTGATAATACTCCCTTTGTATTAATTGTCCCTTCATACTTCTGGGAATTTTTCCAAGCAAGTGATGATTATTATTCAGGATTTCTAGCTGGCTCTTTCTTCCGTGCGATTCGCTTTATCGCCTTTATTATTAGTCTTGTTGTACCATCCATTTATGTGATGCTTATTAGCTTTCATCAGGAAATGATTCCGACCGAACTAGCCTTAACTATTGCTTCAGGGAGAGAAGTAATCCCTTTCCCTATTTTACTTGAAGCTTTAATTATGGAAATTGTTTTTGAGTTAATGCGGGAAGCCGGTCTTCGTATGCCAAAACCAGTTGGACAAGCAGTTAGTATTGTAGGTTCTCTTGTTATTGGACAAGCAGCCGTTCAAGCAGGGATTGTTTCACCTTTTATGGTTATTCTCGTAGCTTTAACTGGAATCGCATCTTTTGCCATTCCTAATTATTCAGCTTCTTTTTCTATTCGTTTAATTCGTTTTCCATTATTAATTGCTTCGGGAACTTTAGGCTTAATGGGCTTTTCAGCTGTATTTACAATTCTTGCTGTTCACGCTCTTTCTATTCGTTCATTTGGTGAGCCTTACCTTGCTCCAGCTACACCTTTTCAACCTACTGACCAAAAGGATATTGTTTTTAGATTTCCATGGTGGAAGATGGATAAACAACCAAAGCTTGCGGAAGGCAGTGAAAAGCGTGAACAGGAAGATTTAATGCCTAAACCGCCAGAAAAATCACCTGAGTCTGAGCAATCTGAAAAGAGTAAAACCCGTACAAGAAGGAGATCTAATGATGAATAA
- the gerLC gene encoding germination protein has translation MNNQKFFFIISSLVILLAGCTGKTEINDLGLVMAVGLDKGEEEGTIQITAQIVRPADARGQTGAPSGQTGEPIWSTTATGDSIFSAIRHLGRHSSRRIYWAHNYIIAINEELAKEGISDIIDFFTRNHQLRMRTLVAVTPDPASELVSTITGIEVVPGQAIDDLFLYNTISSAAPRTEMLDLQKAYLSESTHPVLARLSLNEHGISNKEPSNTPTLKQVELDGNGVFKNDKLIGTISADDTMGLMFFLENVKSSAIVTNCTDDPNETITVEIKSEKFEVTPTYENNQVGFDVQFNTNVQLVEAGCPFSIQNEQQVQKLEEQLEESIKGKIEKVLQLAQEEFKVDILELGNTFNNRYPAEWKEISQNWDSVFAEAKVNTSVDVQITSSALLYRPTQSGKKNEGNQ, from the coding sequence ATGAATAATCAGAAGTTCTTTTTTATAATTTCTTCCCTTGTCATTTTATTAGCCGGCTGTACAGGTAAAACTGAAATAAATGATTTAGGTCTTGTTATGGCTGTCGGTCTAGATAAAGGAGAGGAAGAAGGGACAATACAAATTACAGCACAAATTGTCCGACCCGCTGACGCACGGGGGCAAACGGGGGCGCCATCTGGTCAAACTGGCGAGCCAATCTGGTCTACAACTGCAACGGGAGATTCAATCTTTTCTGCAATTCGCCATCTCGGAAGACATTCTTCCCGCCGAATCTATTGGGCACATAACTATATCATCGCTATAAATGAGGAATTAGCAAAAGAAGGAATTTCAGACATTATTGACTTTTTCACAAGAAATCATCAGCTTAGAATGCGAACTTTAGTTGCAGTTACACCGGACCCTGCAAGTGAGCTTGTATCAACCATTACAGGAATCGAAGTTGTACCTGGACAGGCCATTGATGATCTATTCTTATATAATACGATCTCTTCAGCTGCTCCTAGGACAGAAATGCTTGACCTACAAAAGGCATACTTAAGTGAAAGTACCCATCCAGTACTGGCAAGATTATCTCTGAATGAACACGGTATCTCAAATAAAGAACCATCAAATACACCAACTCTGAAACAGGTCGAGTTAGATGGAAATGGTGTCTTTAAAAATGACAAATTGATAGGTACGATCAGCGCAGATGATACGATGGGGCTAATGTTTTTCCTCGAAAACGTAAAGTCCAGTGCAATTGTCACCAATTGTACTGATGACCCTAACGAAACAATAACTGTTGAGATTAAAAGTGAAAAATTTGAGGTTACTCCAACGTATGAGAATAATCAGGTTGGCTTTGATGTCCAGTTTAACACGAATGTTCAACTAGTAGAGGCAGGCTGCCCGTTTTCCATTCAGAATGAACAACAAGTGCAAAAGCTAGAGGAACAGCTGGAAGAATCAATAAAAGGAAAAATCGAAAAAGTCCTACAACTTGCTCAAGAAGAGTTTAAAGTAGATATTTTAGAGCTTGGAAATACCTTTAATAATCGTTATCCAGCTGAATGGAAAGAAATCTCTCAAAATTGGGATTCGGTATTTGCTGAGGCCAAGGTAAATACATCGGTTGATGTCCAAATTACTAGTTCTGCTTTATTATATCGACCTACTCAATCCGGAAAGAAAAATGAGGGTAATCAATGA
- the yndE gene encoding spore germination protein YndE: protein MKVQITNGMLMAIIINTVYAKAIGLTQGTMAREVGSDIWISTIIATLFSILIVFMIVVIIRRFPTGDMMDQSKILLGTWFSKIISLILFIFFLGAYGAIMITYVYHLMDYFLPEAPVYIFIIIAFIVGCYGAFFGIEVIGRMALIGVFSVLALNILLMLGSLSMFDIRELLPTFQSGVTNTVWASRHHVADWAMATMTLAVVLPYVRNPKEWSRSNIAAILFGGAFVVMWPILQVGVLSPEVTAQYIVSCMQMARSAEIGQFIHRYEMIMIAFFAISILTQIMMCFLCASTAVSKLFGLKDYRHMIIPTALVLSGYGFWVVFDHQRAMEILETTWVELSLSIAIGLPILLLVLGIFRKKKLKKANDQANQEAEKKQDGNQTQKTKKNQQINTNQKPNEANGN from the coding sequence ATGAAGGTTCAAATTACAAATGGTATGCTTATGGCAATCATTATTAATACGGTATACGCTAAAGCCATTGGATTAACCCAAGGCACCATGGCAAGAGAAGTAGGAAGTGATATTTGGATTTCCACAATCATCGCTACATTATTTAGTATTCTAATTGTTTTCATGATTGTGGTAATAATCCGTCGATTTCCTACAGGTGACATGATGGACCAAAGTAAAATATTATTAGGAACATGGTTTAGTAAAATTATTAGTCTAATATTATTTATCTTTTTCCTTGGTGCCTATGGAGCAATTATGATTACTTACGTATATCACTTAATGGACTACTTTTTGCCTGAAGCACCTGTGTATATATTTATTATCATTGCATTCATTGTAGGGTGCTACGGCGCTTTCTTTGGCATTGAAGTAATTGGTAGAATGGCATTAATCGGGGTATTTTCAGTATTAGCCTTAAATATTCTACTGATGCTAGGTTCCCTTTCCATGTTTGATATCCGAGAATTACTTCCTACCTTTCAAAGTGGGGTAACAAATACAGTCTGGGCTAGTAGACATCATGTAGCTGATTGGGCAATGGCAACCATGACCTTGGCAGTGGTTTTGCCTTATGTTAGAAATCCTAAAGAATGGAGCAGATCTAACATAGCTGCTATCCTCTTTGGTGGCGCGTTTGTTGTTATGTGGCCAATTCTTCAAGTCGGTGTTTTAAGTCCGGAAGTTACCGCGCAATATATTGTTTCTTGTATGCAAATGGCCAGAAGTGCGGAAATTGGTCAGTTCATCCATCGTTATGAAATGATTATGATCGCTTTTTTTGCGATTTCTATTCTTACCCAAATAATGATGTGCTTTCTATGTGCATCAACAGCGGTTTCAAAGTTATTTGGCCTTAAGGATTACCGTCATATGATAATTCCAACAGCGCTCGTATTGAGTGGCTATGGGTTTTGGGTTGTGTTCGATCATCAAAGAGCAATGGAAATTCTAGAGACAACATGGGTTGAACTTTCTTTATCAATTGCAATCGGGTTGCCTATTTTATTATTAGTCTTAGGCATTTTTAGGAAGAAGAAATTGAAAAAGGCAAACGATCAAGCAAACCAAGAGGCAGAAAAAAAACAAGACGGTAATCAAACTCAAAAAACTAAGAAAAATCAACAAATTAATACAAATCAAAAGCCAAATGAAGCAAATGGAAATTAA